In Halanaerobiales bacterium, the sequence TCAGGAGTAAGTCGACCATGAGTATCATCATTAATCATAATAACAGGGGCTAAACCACAGGCACCAATACAGGCTACAGTTTCTAAAGTAAATTCAAGATCTTCTGTAGTCTCTCCACTTGAAATATCAAGTTCATCTTCAATTTTTTCTAAAACAGGTCCTGCTCCTCTTACATGACAGGCTGTACCCTGACATACTCTAATAATATTTTTGCCTCTAGGTTCCAAATGAAACTGACCATAAAAAGTAACTACTCCATAAACCTGACTTAAAGAAAGATTTAAATTACAGGCAATTTCTTTTAAAACATCTTCCGGTAAATAACCATATTCTTTTTGAGCATCCTGAAGAACAGGAATAAGATTCTTTTCGCTTTTTTCATAATCAGTCATAATTTCATGTAGAGGTTTAAGGTACTTTTCTAAATTCTTTTTTTCATCCCCACAATTACAGTTACAAGACATATAAATATACCTCCTTTTATATAATTAAAATTATTATAAATTTTTGTTTTTTTAATTAGTTATTAGATTCACATGAAGCTGATATCATTATATGTTACAAAAAAATCAATGTCAATAGTTAATTTAAGTTAAAATTTCCAGATTTCAAATTTTTAAATAAATTTTCAAAATTAAAGTTTTTAAGCTTTAATTGACTCATTATTTTTATTTCATCTAAATAGTGACTATCAGAATTTTTAATCAAAATATAGTTATTTAAATAACTATATTTTTCTTTAAGATTTTTCATTTCTGAATTTTTTGATATTTCCAGAATTTTAAAATTTAAATCCTCTGGAATAAAACCTAAATTTTTAATAATTCCATAACTTTTATCTACATGCGATGGAATAACTATCCCTCCTATTCCCCTTGTTTTATTTACTATTTGATTAATATTTAAATTTACTGCTGTAGCCAACATCCTTTTTTCCTTAGCTCTATAATCATCTTTTTCATCTGTTAATAACTGATAACCAAAATATTCTTCATCATTTTCTCTTTTAGGTAAATTTTTATAAATTATTTTTTGAAAGCTTAATAATTTTTTTATATCTGGAAAAAAACAAAGTAAATGAATTTCTTCTGAACTTTCCACTTCCATTCCAGGAATAACATTAATTCCATATTTTTTAGCTAATGACATTGCAACTTTAACATTTTTAGCACTATTATGATCAGTTATAGCTATGATGTCAAGCCCTTTTTCCTTAGCTTTTTTTAAGATATTTGCAGGAGTCATAAGTAAATTTGCACAGGGAGATAATACAGAATGTATATGAAGGTCTATATTATATTTTTTCATTTTCATCTTCTGCCTGATCATTTTCTATCTGATATAATAAACCTGCCAATTCATAACTGCTCAGATTAGAACGAAGAATATTTACTCCTTTTTCTTTTGCTCTTTTAATTGCCTTATCTTCAATTTCAAAACCCTCAGCCACAACAACTGCAGCAACCTCTGTCAAAAGTGCAACAGCAATTACATTTTGGTGGCTTTGTACAGTAAACCAGAGATCACCTTTTTGAGCTTTAGCCATTACATTACTCAAAAGATCTCCACAATATCCTCCTCTTACCTTTTCTTCTAATGAAAATTCCACAATAACTTCTAAATCCAGTTTATCAATTATCTTCTTCAACTTCATATTCTTCCACCTCACTTTCTTTACTCATAACCGGAGGAAGTTCATGGGCTAATGCTGACATTTCATCAGCTAAATCTCCAACTTTCTTTCTGAGCATAAATACACAATCTGTTCTTTTAGCCTGCCCATTCACTATATCTTCAGCTAAAGTTTCACAATCTGGAGCTCCGCAGGCTGCACAATCAAGTCCCGGTAAAATTTCAATTTCTTCTTCAATAGCTGTTAATTTTTCCATAGCTTTATCTAAATCCTCATCCAGTTTAGCTACATCAGTTTCCTTGAATTTTTGACTAAGTTCATAATTGTAAGCTGAAAAATCCTGATCAACTAATAATTTCCCTGGAGATTGATTTTTATATTTTTCTACTAATTTTTTTATATTATATTTTGCCTGAAAGGAATTGTTAACATTTAAAACTCCTCCAACACATCCCTGAGGACATGATACTAATTCAAAATATTTTATACCATTAATATTGTCTCTAGAAATTTCTTCTAAAATTCCTTTAACCTCTTTTATTCCTGAAACTGAAATAGTTTCATTTTCATCATAATCATTTAAAATATCCTCTTCTCCCCCACTTTGCCCCCAACTAATTCCTAAATAAGGATATTCTTCATAGTCTTTATCATCTGAAGCCATTTTTTCTTCAAAATTTTCTTCTTCCATGATGTCTAGCAATCTGTCATATATTTTTTCAACTGCAATTGCTCCATCTAAAAAACTTTTTTCCTGTCCTAAAGGATTTTCAACTGTAGTTAATTTTGCAGGACAGGGAGTTACAAAAAATACACCAATATCATCTTTAGAAATATTCTCCTTTTTAGAAATTTCTCTTTTTACTTTTTCAGCCATTAATTCCACTGGAGATTTAATAGGTACTAAATTTTCTAACAATTCCGGAAATACTAATTTTATTAATCTTACTACAACCGGACATGATGAAGAAATATATGGCCCTTTATTATTTGTTAAAAATTTTTTTGTTTTTTGAGATATAGCTTCTGCAGCCATAGCCACATCAAAAACACCGGAAAAACCTGTCAACTTAAGTCCTTTATAAATCTTATTTATATCTATTTTTTCATTAAATTGGCCATAAAAACTTGGGGGAATTAAAGCACAGGAGAATTTATACTCGTTTATTTCATCCAAATTATTGGTTTCAGTATATTTAGCATGATATTCACAAGTTCTAATACACTCTGCACAATCTATACAAAGATCCTCTTTTATTTGTGCTTTCCCTTGATGCACTCTTATTGCTTTTGTTGGACAATTTTTTACACAATTAGTGCATCCCTCACATTTATCTTCTTTTAAAAGAACAGAATGTTTTTTCATATATTTCACCTACTCTCCACTTAAACATTTAAGAAGGCTTTAATAGTAGTACCTTCATCTTCAGAAGTCTCAATTTCCATTTTATCTGAATATTGTTCTACATTATTTAAACCCATACCAGCTCCAAAACCTAGTTCGCGTATTTCATCTTCTGCAGTAGAGTAACCAGCCTGTAAAGCTTTATCAATATCTTTAATTCCTGGTCCTTTATCCTCTGCTAAAATTTTTATTTCCTGATTATTAATTATAGCTGTAATTTTTCCACCTTCAGAATGAATAATTATATTCATTTCCAATTCATAAGTAATAATAGAAATTTTTCTTATAATCTGAGTTTCTACTCCTAATTTTCTTAATATTGATTTTAATTTACTGGAAACTTCTCCACCTTTTTTAAAATTCCTTCTCTCTATTTCTTCTTCTATTAATTTTTTACTACTCAAAATTATTCCTCCACTCCTACTCAATTTCATGTAATTTTTCAGGTCTTATACCTGAATTATATAATAGTCCACAGCTTTCAAATAATGGTTTTTTACTATAAAAAAGTTTTATTCCCTTCTCTTTGGCAAGTTGAACTGTATCTAAAACAGGTTTTTTACCTCTTACAAAACAGATAACTTCTATATCTGTCATTTCTGCAGTTCTTACAACCTGAGGATTAGTAAGGCCAGTAAGAAGCATTGTTTTACTATGAGAGAAAGCTAAAACATCACTCATCAAATCAGCACCACATGCTGTTTCTATCTCCAAATCTTCATATTTTTCAAAAACTGATTCAGCTTCCAGCAGTTCAACTACTTTGGATAATTTCATATAAAAACCTCCAGAACTTTGAGCGTATTGTGATTATAATAACTTAATAACTAATAATTTGTCTTAATTATACGATAATTTAAACAAATTATCAACTTAAAATAGCAGCTCTCTTTTTATATCATGAGAGCTGCTTTAATATGATTTTAATAATTTATTTTACTTTAATCATCTATTTTTTCTCCATTAATAAATACTTTTTCAACTTTTGAACTAAAATCAAATGGATCTCCATCAAAAACTACTAAGTCTGCATCTTTACCTTCTTTAATACTTCCAACTCTATCATCCACACCTAGAATTTCTGCTGGATTAATAGTAATTGCCTTAAGTGCTTCTTCTCTATCCATTCCTGATCTAACTGCTAAAGCTGCATAAACAGGCAAGTAATGAATAGGTACAACAGGGTGGTCACTCATAAGAGCTACCTTCACTCCCGCTTCAGCAAGAATACCTGGTGTTTCATAAGTTCTATCCATCAATTCTACTTTAGATCTAGTAGTTAAAGAAGGACCAACAATTGCAGGAAAACCAGCATCTACTATTTCATCTACAACCTTATGCCCTTCAGTACAGTGTTCTAAAGTAACATCAATATCAAATTCTTTGGCAATTCTAATGATAGTCATTATATCATCTGCACGATGAGCATGGGCTTTTAATGGTAATTCTTTATTAAGAACTCTACTAATACTTTCTAACTTAATATCTCTTTTAAAAGGCTTATCTTCTTCTTTTGCGTGAGTTTTTTCTTTAAGATAATCTTCAGCTTTCATAAAAGTTTCTCTCATTTCAGCAGCTACAGCCATTCTTGTTCGTGGACTTTTATTTTGATCATTATAAACTCTTTTAGGATTTTCTCCAAAAGCAGCTTTCATACCAGCTGGATTTTTCACTATCATTTCATCTACTGTATTACCGGTAGTTTTTAATACCAAATTTTCTCCACCTATTACATTAGCACTTCCTGGACCGGTCATTAAAGAAGTAATACCATGAGTCCTTGCATCTTTCATTCCCTCTTCATGAGGATTTATAGCATCTATAGCTCTTAAATGAGGTGTAATCGGATCTGACATTTCATTATAATCTGCACCTTCCCAACCAATACCCTCTTCACTAATTCCTACATGAGTATGGGCATCTATCATACCTGGCATAACTACTTTACCATTAGCTTCATACACTTCAGCATCTGCAGGTATTTCCAGGTTTTCACCTATTTCTTTTATTTTTCCATCATCGATTATAACTGTTCCTTTATCATAATTTTTTGCTTCCATTGTCAAAACTTTTGCATCTTTAATAGCTATCATTTCTTTTCCTCCTTAGAATTTAAAAATCATTTATTTTTATTTAATTTAAAATCTGCTACTGCTTTTCCTACTTTTGCCCCATGATGATTTTTTATTATATATTCATGGTAATTTTGAAGTTTTTCTAACTGTTTTTTAGATAATAAATCTAATTGTTTCATTGCTTCAATAGTAGCAGGTTTTACTCCTCGACTATTACCATCTTTTACTTTTATTGCTAAACCTATATTTTTTTCTAGATGACCAACACAAAATACAGCCTGAGCTCCACTTTTTGCGAAAAATTCACCTTTACCAACTTTTAGTAATTCGGTATTAAACCTTTTTGTTCCTCCAATTAATTCTGGGTATTTTTCCATACTACTGGTAATCCGGATAGCAGCTTCTCTATATTTTTTAGGTAGAGATTTAGGATTTGTTAATCTGGCATAAGCCAGGGCCATATTTTTTAATGGCAGGCCATAAACTACCACTCCACAGCCATCTACCCCGGTATAAATTTTTTCTCTTGGGTATTCAGTTATTTCACTAATTACATCTAATAAATATTCCTGTAAGGGATGCCCCATTTCAGGATAATCTTCAAGATCCCAATCATTATATTGACACATTGTTAACATCCCAGCATGTTTACCTGAACAATTATTTCTAATTAAAGGAGGTTCTTTCCCTTCTTTGCATAAACGTTTAGCTGTTTTTTTGTTTAGGGGAGGATGGGTTCCACAATTTAAATCAGATTCTTTTAATCCAATTTTATCTAAAATTCCCCTAACAACTTCAACATGCTGATCTTCTCCACTATGAGAAGCACACATAATTGCAAGCTCTTTATCAGTTAAATTATATTTATCAGCAGCACCTGAACTTACAACAGGTAGAGCCTGAACTGGTTTAGCAGCAGAACGCCAATAAGTTAGCATTTCACTATTTCCAAACTCAGCTAGCAAATCCCCCTTATCATTAATAACTGCAATATCCCCTTGATGAATAGACTCAATTAATTCCCCACGATAAACATTAACCATATCTTCGGCCAAAATAATATCCCCCTTCAAAATTTTAAAAAAATTCATAAAAAGATTATAAATTATTAATTCTCTATAAATTTATTCTATAATTTTTAGCCAAATCCTTTAAAAAAACAAAAAGATTCTTCGGTTTCCCAAAGAATCTTGTCTTTATAGATCTATTAAACCCAGACTGATTTCAATTGCCTTATTAACTTTTTTTATTGTCTTATCTTCCAAACTGGTTACTTTTCTCTGTAATCTTTTTTTATCAAGAGTTCTAATTTGTTCTAATAATATAACTGAATCTTTTTTTAAACTACTAACCTCTGTAGGAATTTCTACATGAGTAGGTAATTTTGCTTTATCAATTTTTGATGTTATAGCAGCTACAATAATTGTTGGACTATATTTATTACCTATATCATTTTGAATTACAACTACAGGGCGAACTCCTCCCTGTTCAGAACCAATAACAGGGTTCAAATCAGCATAAAACACATCCCCTCTATTAACATCCACTTTTATTCACACTCCAGTTAATCACACTTGAATAAACTTTCATATTTCATTAAAAAATTTCCCAATTTCTAATCTCTTTTGATAAATATGTAATTAAATAGTCAAAAAAACAGGACAGAGGAGATGAGACTACTATCTTGTCTCATCCCAATTTTCCCCATCATCTACTACAAAACCATTTTCAGCAAGCTTTTGATTGAGTGATGCCATTTTTTGGTATCCTTTTGCTAATTCTTTGGCAATTTTTTTGCGTTCTCTTTTACTTAAATTATACCCCTGTTTAAGATTATCACCCATTTTTTCACCTCTCCAGCTAAGTCATTAACAACTTTATAATAAATTAGATTTGTTAATAGTATATAACAAGCTAAAACTCCTGTCAATAGGGGTTTTATAATATTTAACTCAAATTTCATATTTTAATTATAGAGAATAATATAATCCATTTTCTTTAACATAATTAATTAAATCTTCATATAAACGATGATTACTAATAGTATTTTGGTCCCCGATAATTATTAATTTTCTTTTGGCTCTTGTCAGAGAAACATTCATTCTTCTCAAATCGCGTAAAAAACCAATATTATTTCTCTCATTACTTCTAACAAGTGAGAGAACTACTAATTCCTTTTCTCTTCCCTGAAAACCATCAACAGTATCAATTTCTATTTTTTCAGATTTACATCGATGATTTAATAGATCAACCTGATCTTTATAAGGTGTTATTACAGCTATCTTTTCACCGTTAACTCCTAACTTTTGAGCTTCATCTACTAGATCTAATACTATTTCTGCTTCTACAGGATTATCATAAGAATTAGATGAAGATAGTGACCTTTCTTCAGCTTCCATATTCGAAGTATCAATAAATACTATAGGTTTATCAGGTATTAATGCTTTATCAGTAAAACATTTATTTTTATCACTTTCTACTCCCAAATCTTTAAGTGTATGATCTGCTACTCTTTCATCACTTACCAAACGTCCACTATAAAACTTATGGTTAGAAAAATTCATTATCTTATCATGCATTCTATATTGAATCTGAAGTAATGACCAAAATTTATCTCCCTGTACTTCATAAAGTCTTTCAAAAAGTGATTTTTTCAGACCGGCCTCAGCAGCTTTTTGATTTAGAACTGTGGGAGGCAATTGTTTATGATCTCCAATTAATATTGCTTTATTAGATCTAACAATTGGAATTAAAGCAGCAGGCTCAGTTGACTGAGTTGCCTCATCAATTACTACTAAATCAAATTCTTTTTCATCCATTAATTCAGACCCAGAAGTGGAATTAGTAGAACAAACTACATCAGCATTATCAATCAATTCGTTAATTGCTTTATTTTCAAGTTCATCTACCTTTGAAAAATATTCATCTATTTTTTCCTGCAATTCTAACCATTTAGCCATTTTTTTCATCTGTTGAGGTTTTACTCCTCGACTACCTCTATTTTTTTCGGCATTTTCCTTTATCTGTTCATCACTCATTCCTCTTCGCATACTTCCACCAGGGTGAATATATTTATCCTGCTCTTCTTTTAATTCAAAAGCCTCTTCTCTAATTTGTTGAGCTTTTATATAATCTTCATGTTCTAAAACCTGATAGTCTAAAGTATGCTCTCTTAAAAGTGGTGTTACTCGAATTGGATGACCTGCTCTAACTACTTTCAGACCAGAATCAGCAAGCCTTTCTACAAGATTATCAACAGCAGTATTTGAGTCAGCTGTAGCTAAAACATCTTTACCATTTTTAACAGCCTGATTTATTATTTCAATAGCTGTCATAGTTTTACCTGTTCCAGGTGGACCCTGAATTAAATAAAAGTCTTTTGCTTTAAGTGAATTTTTTACTGCTATTTTTTGAGATTGATTTAAATCATCATTAACCCATTTTACCTCTATTTCATCATCTTCTTTCCATTGTAATTTTTCTTCTCCTAATAGTTTTTCACGAAGTTCTTCTAAGCGTCCTTCAGCACTTTTTAAACTATCCAGTGAATCAAGCATTCTTTGAAAAGTAATATCATTTACATATAAATCCAACCTTAGACCTTTATCAAAAGCAAAAGAAGGCGGCTTTTCATCAAAAACTACTGTAATAGAGTAATTTGTTTTTTCTGCTACTGTACCTTTAGGATTATCATCTGATAAAGGAAATTTTTTACTTATCATAACAAGGTCTCCAATACTTATTTCAGTATCAGGTAATTTTTCACCTTTTTTTACACGCATAAATTTAACAATTGGTTTATTACCAAAAGCTTTACCCTGACCTCTACCTCTGAGATTTAATAAAGCTCTTCCCTTTTTTTCTCTTTCTCTAGGACTTAAGCGTTTAATTTCTAATTCATGTCTTTCCATTTCTTCAGTTCTTTCTAATTCAACTAAACGTCTATATTTTTCAATATATTCACGTAAACCCTCATCTAAAAGATCTTCTGGATTCTTTGGATAGACTTTTACAGAAACTCCACCAATCTGATTATTGTCCATCGAATTAACTACCTGTTTAGCTACACTATCATCTACTTCCACTTCAGCTTTATAATTTTTTATGTCAATTTTACCAATATCTCCACTATTAATTCCAGCTTCATTTATAAAAGCCCCAACAATATCTCCAGGTCCAATACTAGAATCTATATCTGAAATAACGATTTCAATCATTATTATCAACCTCCTTAAAACTACAATTTACATTAATAAGTATTAAATTTCCGGATTATTTTCAAAATCTTGATAAACCTTACTTCCTACTGCATTTTTTTGATTCATATACTTACCATTATAGGGTGTTTCAGCTGTTTGATCCATTTTTGCAAAAACAAGTTGACATATTCTTCTTCCAGCAATTAATTTTATAGGTAAACGATTAGCATTATATAATTCAAGAGTAATCTGGCCAGCAAAACCTGGATCTACCCAACCAGCATTTTGTATAAAAAGTCCCATTCTACCTATAGAACTTCTCCCTTCTACAAAAGCAGTAAGATTTTCAGGTAACTCAATGTGTTCTCTAGTTGTAGCTAGAAGAAAAGAATGAGGTGGTATTACAATTTCATCCTTTTCCATACTTCGATACTCTAATTTATCATTTAAGGTCATAATTTCGGTTAAATTTTCATTGATCTTCAAAAAACTACTTCCAAGTCTTAAATCTACTGAAGCTGGTTGTAACTGTTCTTCAGTAAATGGTTTAATTATTAATTCTTCTTTTTCACGTAACTTATTAATCGATTTATCAGATAATATCATCTCTCTACTCCTTATAGTTAATATTTTTTTAATTCTTTAAAAATCTTCGGTAAATATTTTATTAAATCACTTGCTATAATAGAATATTCAGTTAAATCTTCTTTAGCTTTATCACCAGCTTTTCCATGGAGATAAGGAGCTAAAATTGCTACTTTAGCAGGTTTTATACCTTGAGCTAAAAGACTGGCAGCAATACCAGTCAAAACATCACCACTACCTGCTGTCGCCAGCCCACTATTACCAGAGACATTAAAATATACTTTACCATTAGGAAGCGCTATAATTGTAGTTGCTCCTTTTAGTATTAAATTTACACCGTATTCAGATGCGAATTTTCGACTTATTTCAACTTTATTTTTCTTTATTTCTTTTACACTTTTTTCAATAAGACGAGACATTTCACCTGGATGTGGTGTCATAATCAAATTATCACCACAGTTATTTAAAATATCCAAATCTTTTAAGGCATTAATACCATCGGCATCCAATACTATAGGTTTATTAATATCATTTATTATTTTTCTAACTAATTCACTTATTTCTTTACTCTGTCCTAATCCTGGACCTAAAGCCAAAACATCCATTTTTTCCATTGATTTTCTAATATTTTCAAAAGCTTTTTTTGTTATTTGCTTACCATCTGATTTTAGAAAGTCATATATGATTTCTTTTTTATAATTTAATCCCTTTGGGTCAAAAATATCAGGGAGAGCAGTTTTTACCAACCCAGCACCAGACTTTAAAGCTGCCTCACCTACAAGTGCTGGAGCACCAGGCATATTTTTAGAACCACCTACCACCAATATTTTACCAAATGTACCCTTATGTCCAGTAGGTTCTCTGGATCCTAAAAATTTAGCTGCTTCTCTATTATTTAACACAAAATGGTTATAATTTATTTTTTTGAAACTTTTATCAACCATTCCTAAATCTATTACTTTAATCTCACCACAATATTGCTGACCTGGATTTAAAAGCAAACCAGTTTTATAATAAGCCATAGTTGCAGTCAAATCAGCTTTTACCGCTTTACCTGCTACTTCTCCTGAAAGAGCATTAACCCCTGAAGGTACATCTATTGCAACAACCAGACTATGCTTATTAGTATTTATAATATCTATTAACTCACCATAAATACCACGTGGTTTACCTTCAATTCCAGTACCCAAAAGAGCATCAACAATGATATCAGATTTTTTAGTTTTTAATTTTATTTCATTATCTATTTTTTTTACTTTTTTAATAGGAATATTCTGCAATTTAGCTATTTTATAATTAGTATAATTCACTTCTTTTAATTCTTTAGCTTCACCTGTAAAAAATATTTGAACATTATAACCCCACATATTCAGAAAACGAGCAACAACAAATCCATCACCACCATTGTTCCCTTTTCCACAAAAAATGCTAACCTGGAGTTCATTACTCTCATAATTTTTATCAATTAGTTCTGCTGTGCCTCTTCCGGCCATTTCCATAAGTATAGATGAAGTAAATCCATCAGCTATACTCTCATTATCCATTTTTCTCATTTCAGCAGGAGTCAAAACAATCATTATTTACCTCCTTCGGCAACAACCTGGGCAACTGCATATTCTTTTTCATGTGATAAACTTAAATGCACATTTTTAATATTATTATTTATAATTTCTTTTTCAGCATTATTTCTAAAATTAAGATATGGATTACCATTGTCTTTATGGAGAACTTCAATATCTTTCCAACCAATATTCCCCAAACCTGTACCAAACATTTTCCCGGTAGCTTCCTTTGCTGCAAATCTAACAGCATAATGAGAAGAAGGGTTGGATTTTTTTTGACAATATTCAATCTCTTTTTCTGTAAAAACTCTATGCAAAAATTTCTCCTGCCAGCGGTCTAATAAATTTCTTATTCTCTTAATTTCTACTATATCAATCCCTATACCATATATCATTTTATACACCTTTTTCTTAATTTCATTATCCTAACATTTATTATAAAATATAAATGAATTAATTGCAAAGACATCAAAAAAGTCCTGTCAGCACAAAACTGACAGGACTTAAATTAATTTATTCTACTGTAACACTTTTAGCCAAATTTCGTGGCTGATCTATATCGCAATCTCTATAAACAGCCGCATAATATGCCAATAGCTGGAGAGGAATAATTGTTAAAATAGAGCTTACCATTTCATCTACCTCAGGTATTTCTATGATCTGATCCATTGTTTCTTCATAATCAATATCACTATTTGGAAGAACCAGACCTAAAATA encodes:
- a CDS encoding NAD(P)H-hydrate dehydratase, with the translated sequence MIVLTPAEMRKMDNESIADGFTSSILMEMAGRGTAELIDKNYESNELQVSIFCGKGNNGGDGFVVARFLNMWGYNVQIFFTGEAKELKEVNYTNYKIAKLQNIPIKKVKKIDNEIKLKTKKSDIIVDALLGTGIEGKPRGIYGELIDIINTNKHSLVVAIDVPSGVNALSGEVAGKAVKADLTATMAYYKTGLLLNPGQQYCGEIKVIDLGMVDKSFKKINYNHFVLNNREAAKFLGSREPTGHKGTFGKILVVGGSKNMPGAPALVGEAALKSGAGLVKTALPDIFDPKGLNYKKEIIYDFLKSDGKQITKKAFENIRKSMEKMDVLALGPGLGQSKEISELVRKIINDINKPIVLDADGINALKDLDILNNCGDNLIMTPHPGEMSRLIEKSVKEIKKNKVEISRKFASEYGVNLILKGATTIIALPNGKVYFNVSGNSGLATAGSGDVLTGIAASLLAQGIKPAKVAILAPYLHGKAGDKAKEDLTEYSIIASDLIKYLPKIFKELKKY
- the acpS gene encoding holo-ACP synthase; this translates as MIYGIGIDIVEIKRIRNLLDRWQEKFLHRVFTEKEIEYCQKKSNPSSHYAVRFAAKEATGKMFGTGLGNIGWKDIEVLHKDNGNPYLNFRNNAEKEIINNNIKNVHLSLSHEKEYAVAQVVAEGGK